The genomic window GTTCCTCTGATCTTCCACTACCCGGGAGTGATCGATCCGGCGGTGGACCCCGATCCCGCGGAACTGATCGATCTGGCACCTACAATCCTCGAGTTCGCCGGCGTCGAGTTGCCCAATCGACGCTGGATGCAGGGCATCTCCATGAAGCCGAGACTGGAGGGCTCACGTCTCGATCCGGCACGCCCGGCATATGCCTTCTCGGAGGCGGGCTACGGCCGGCAGGACATGTGGCAGCGCATCGTTCGTAACCGGCGTTTCAAGTTCGCGGACTCCAGGGAGGGCAACGCTCAGCGCCACATGTCCGGGGCCCTGGGCCAACGGTACGCGCTCTATGACCTCGAGCTGGACCCCGGCGAGACCGAGAACCTGGTCGACGAGATGCCGGAGATGGCGGAAGAGATGCTAGCCCTCGTCACCCGTTGGTATGAAACTCCTTTCGACGCGATCAGCGGCTCTTCGGGCGAAGTCGGCGAGATGGACGACGCGACCCGCGAGCAGTTGAAAGCACTCGGTTATCTGGACTAGGGCTCGCCCAGCTTCGCTCAGTTCCTCAGCCCGACCCTCGGAAGTCGGGTTCCGTGAGGGCATTGGAGCCGTTCTCGATGGCGGAGCCGTTCAAAGGCGACGTAGTACGATCCTCTTCATGCGAAGTGGTCGACTCTTCGCGATCGTGCTTCTTGCCGGGGTTCTCGCTCAGCCACCGCTAGTGGCCGGAACCAACTGGGAGACGAAAGTGGATCCGTGGGTGCTGAGGACCACGGGTTCTGAAGGCGAAGCGCAGTTTCTGGTGCGCCTGGTCGGAGAGGCCGACCTGAGCGCCGCCGCCTTGCGGCCGAGCAAGCTCGAAAAGACTCGCTACGTGTTCGAGAGCCTGCGGCGTAAGGCCCGGCAGGTGCAGGCTCCGGTACTGGCTGTCTTGCGCGCCCGGGGAGTCGAGCATCGGGCCTTTTGGATCGCCAACGTCATCTGGGTTCGAGGCGACATCGGCCTTGTGGAGGAGCTTGCCTTGCGCGCCGACGTGGCCGAGGTCGAGGGCAACCCGCGCGTCCGGCTGGAGCGGCCGGTCCTCTTTGAAGGATTGGCCGTCGACGCCGCGACTGCGGCTGCGGCTGTCGAGCCGGGGATCGCACATACCGGAGCGGTCGACGAGTTCTGGAGCCACGGGTACCGGGGCCAGACCATTGTAATCGGCGGGCAAGATACCGGTTACGACTGGGAACATCCGGCGATTCGAGGCGCTTACAGAGGATGGGACGGCCAGGCAGCCGACCACAACTATAACTGGCACGATGCGATTCACAGTGGCGGCGGCCGTTGCGGCGCAGACACAGTGGCTCCCTGTGACGACGGCAGCCACGGCACCCACACCATGGGCACGATGGTGGGGGACGATGGTGACGGCAACCGGATCGGGATGGCGCCGGGAGCGCAGTGGATCGGGTGTCGAAACATGGATCAGGGCGTGGGCACGCCGGCAACGTACACAGAGTGTTTCGAGTGGTTCCTGGCGCCAACGGATCTGGAGGGCCGAAACCCCGATCCCGCTCGGGCCCCCGACGTCATCA from bacterium includes these protein-coding regions:
- a CDS encoding S8 family serine peptidase; translated protein: MRSGRLFAIVLLAGVLAQPPLVAGTNWETKVDPWVLRTTGSEGEAQFLVRLVGEADLSAAALRPSKLEKTRYVFESLRRKARQVQAPVLAVLRARGVEHRAFWIANVIWVRGDIGLVEELALRADVAEVEGNPRVRLERPVLFEGLAVDAATAAAAVEPGIAHTGAVDEFWSHGYRGQTIVIGGQDTGYDWEHPAIRGAYRGWDGQAADHNYNWHDAIHSGGGRCGADTVAPCDDGSHGTHTMGTMVGDDGDGNRIGMAPGAQWIGCRNMDQGVGTPATYTECFEWFLAPTDLEGRNPDPARAPDVINNSWVCPPTEGCTRPNVLRKVVRNMRAAGIVVVAAAGNRGPECGTLAYSPAIYDKTLSVAAISTGDTIAGFSSRGPVLVDGSGRPKPDVAAPGLGVRSSVPGGGYASSTGTSMAAPHVTGLVALTLSAATCMRPADDRIEEFVKGSARPLSASQTCGDLPGSQSPNNTFGWGAVRALRPLCRDESVGGLASGVEPEKVVCRNRTQRVRKTVRLNGQVAWDCEAAGVPAAAGDRVRLILTGKADGSRALGASLSRIEPTKAVCRNLTTGKKKRYKLEGTVSWDCQDKGLAVTVSDEIKQIIVGRVRAD